One genomic region from Athalia rosae chromosome 3, iyAthRosa1.1, whole genome shotgun sequence encodes:
- the LOC105691299 gene encoding adenylyl cyclase-associated protein 1 isoform X1 has protein sequence MFKCCVCNKKAKKEGANDEIPINDNQSKTNKVIDGKTTKVIGENGSRPKLNSTSDSEKQNICDKLEKSEMNQSIDGKNDVRLIKDRNTGDDTENENQNGKDNIGDSLQKNKQIEAFTPLEQSPTKLSSPQKNFLYSNIAYIERTVDDGPEEEGDDSVFEAGPPSIETNLTKKSLPGVAPLTRWLSQEETDNISEGCGGMQEPPATPVARDELALRRHRFFSDLLEAAQNTSVHRVRFDPLGPTVHAGCDPDSREEQLEELVTRLENVTRRLEKVPNIAETQETAVQTKTPSPVHKNSLATESSPQSKMSVAGYEDIIAGPVQQYLQLSQKIGGDVLTHSKLVEKAFKVQLEFIQTAASHPTPANQSQQMALLTPTSTQIQQIQEFREKNRGSSFFNHLSAISESIPALGWVAVSPAPAPYVKEMNDAGQFYTNRVLKDWKEKDKNHVEWCKAWVQTLSELQKYVRQHHTTGVVWAKSGASAIPAAPGAPPPPPPSMPIGDVTADLGEDRSALFAQINQGEGITKSLKKVTSDMQTHKNASLRTGPAPFKAPVSGKTNSAPSIPAKPLNKPPVFARDGKKWLVEYQKGNKDLVIENAEMNNVVYVFRCEDSTLVVKGKVNSIVLDSCRKTSIVFDSLVSSVEFVNCQSVQMQVLGKVPTISIDKTDGCQMYLSADSLQVELISSKSSEMNVMVPKGNGDYTEYPVPEQFKTTIGRTGLTTTAVDSLG, from the exons ATGTTCAAATGCTGCGTGTGCAATAAGAAAGCCAAAAAAGAAGGGGCTAATGATGAAATACCCATAAATGACAACCAATCCAAAACGAACAAagtaatcgatggaaaaacgACCAAGGTAATTGGAGAGAATGGAAGTAGACCAAAGTTGAACAGCACGAGTGattcagaaaaacaaaacatttGTGATAAGCTAGAGAAGAGTGAAATGAATCAGAGTATCGATGGTAAAAATGATGTGAGACTAATTAAGGATCGAAATACAGGAGATGacacagaaaatgaaaatcaaaatggcAAAGATAATATTGGAGACAGCTTACAGAAGAACAAACAGATAGAAGCATTCACTCCTTTGGAGCAATCACCAACCAAACTCTCTAGTCCCCAGAAAAACTTCTTGTATAGCAATATTGCTTACATTGAAAGAACGGTTGATGATGGaccagaagaagaaggagatgaTTCTGTTTTTGAGGCTGGCCCACCATCGATAGAAACTAATCTGACCAAAAAATCGTTACCAG GAGTTGCACCTTTAACAAGATGGCTATCACAAGAAGAGACTGATAACATATCTGAAGGATGCGGAGGAATGCAAGAGCCCCCAGCTACCCCAGTAGCTAGAGATGAACTAGCACTGCGCCGGCACAGATTTTTCTCTGACTTACTTGAAGCTGCGCAAAACACTTCTGTACATAGAGTGAGATTTGACCCACTAGGACCAACAGTGCACGCTG GCTGTGATCCTGACAGCCGAGAAGAACAACTCGAAGAATTGGTAACTCGTTTGGAAAACGTCACAAGGCGGCTTGAAAAAGTTCCTAACATAGCTGAAACACAAGAGACTGCAGTTCAAACCAAAACACCATCTCCAGTGCATAAAAATTCTCTGGCGACAGAGTCATCCCCGCAATCCAAGATGTCGGTCGCAGGTTACGAAGATATTATCGCAGGGCCGGTCCAACAATACCTGCAACTCAGTCAAAAAATTGGTGGTGATGTCCTGACCCACAGCAAACTTGTTGAAAAAGCCTTCAA aGTCCAGCTAGAGTTTATCCAAACGGCTGCGTCACATCCTACTCCTGCAAACCAGTCCCAACAAATGGCTCTCCTGACACCAACTTCAACTCAAATTCAACAAATACAAGAGTTCCGAGAAAAGAACAGAGGGTCATCTTTCTTCAATCATCTTTCTGCTATCAGTGAAAGTATACCtgcattagggtgggttgctGTATCACCTGCACCAGCACCCTATGTCAAGGAAATGAATGATGCTGGACAGTTTTACACCAATCGTGTTTTGAAAGATTGGAAAGAGAA gGACAAGAATCACGTTGAATGGTGCAAAGCTTGGGTTCAGACATTAAGTGAACTCCAGAAATATGTACGTCAACATCATACAACCGGTGTAGTTTGGGCCAAGTCTGGAGCTTCGGCTATTCCTGCTGCTCCTGGTGCTcccccaccaccaccaccttccATGCCCATTGGAGATGTTACTGCAGATCTCGGAGAGGACAGGAGTGCTCTTTTTGCCCAAATAAATCAGGGCGAAGGTATCACTAAGA gCTTGAAGAAGGTTACCTCGGATATGCAAACGCATAAAAATGCTAGCCTTCGCACTGGCCCTGCTCCTTTTAAAGCACCTGTGAGCGGAAAGACCAATTCTGCACCCAGCATACCTGCAAAGCCTCTGAACAAGCCCCCTGTTTTTGCACGTGATGGCAAGAAATGGCTTGTG GAGTATCAAAAGGGCAATAAGGACTTGGTGATTGAAAACGCTGAGATGAACAACGTGGTCTATGTGTTCCGTTGTGAAGATAGTACACTGGTAGTTAAGGGCAAGGTCAACTCTATCGTCTTAGATTCGTGCCGTAAGACCTCCATTGTGTTTGATTCGCTGGTTTCTAGTGTTGAGTTCGTCAACTGTCAAAGTGTACAAATGCAG GTGTTGGGAAAAGTACCTACTATTTCTATCGACAAGACTGACGGCTGTCAGATGTATCTGAGCGCAGACTCTCTTCAAGTTGAACTCATATCTAGCAAATCTAGCGAAATGAATGTAATGGTTCCAAAAGGAAATGGGGATTAT ACGGAGTACCCAGTACCTGAGCAGTTTAAAACTACTATAGGCCGAACGGGTCTTACGACAACCGCTGTCGATTCTCTGGgttaa
- the LOC105691299 gene encoding adenylyl cyclase-associated protein 1 isoform X3, whose amino-acid sequence MSVAGYEDIIAGPVQQYLQLSQKIGGDVLTHSKLVEKAFKVQLEFIQTAASHPTPANQSQQMALLTPTSTQIQQIQEFREKNRGSSFFNHLSAISESIPALGWVAVSPAPAPYVKEMNDAGQFYTNRVLKDWKEKDKNHVEWCKAWVQTLSELQKYVRQHHTTGVVWAKSGASAIPAAPGAPPPPPPSMPIGDVTADLGEDRSALFAQINQGEGITKSLKKVTSDMQTHKNASLRTGPAPFKAPVSGKTNSAPSIPAKPLNKPPVFARDGKKWLVEYQKGNKDLVIENAEMNNVVYVFRCEDSTLVVKGKVNSIVLDSCRKTSIVFDSLVSSVEFVNCQSVQMQVLGKVPTISIDKTDGCQMYLSADSLQVELISSKSSEMNVMVPKGNGDYTEYPVPEQFKTTIGRTGLTTTAVDSLG is encoded by the exons ATGTCGGTCGCAGGTTACGAAGATATTATCGCAGGGCCGGTCCAACAATACCTGCAACTCAGTCAAAAAATTGGTGGTGATGTCCTGACCCACAGCAAACTTGTTGAAAAAGCCTTCAA aGTCCAGCTAGAGTTTATCCAAACGGCTGCGTCACATCCTACTCCTGCAAACCAGTCCCAACAAATGGCTCTCCTGACACCAACTTCAACTCAAATTCAACAAATACAAGAGTTCCGAGAAAAGAACAGAGGGTCATCTTTCTTCAATCATCTTTCTGCTATCAGTGAAAGTATACCtgcattagggtgggttgctGTATCACCTGCACCAGCACCCTATGTCAAGGAAATGAATGATGCTGGACAGTTTTACACCAATCGTGTTTTGAAAGATTGGAAAGAGAA gGACAAGAATCACGTTGAATGGTGCAAAGCTTGGGTTCAGACATTAAGTGAACTCCAGAAATATGTACGTCAACATCATACAACCGGTGTAGTTTGGGCCAAGTCTGGAGCTTCGGCTATTCCTGCTGCTCCTGGTGCTcccccaccaccaccaccttccATGCCCATTGGAGATGTTACTGCAGATCTCGGAGAGGACAGGAGTGCTCTTTTTGCCCAAATAAATCAGGGCGAAGGTATCACTAAGA gCTTGAAGAAGGTTACCTCGGATATGCAAACGCATAAAAATGCTAGCCTTCGCACTGGCCCTGCTCCTTTTAAAGCACCTGTGAGCGGAAAGACCAATTCTGCACCCAGCATACCTGCAAAGCCTCTGAACAAGCCCCCTGTTTTTGCACGTGATGGCAAGAAATGGCTTGTG GAGTATCAAAAGGGCAATAAGGACTTGGTGATTGAAAACGCTGAGATGAACAACGTGGTCTATGTGTTCCGTTGTGAAGATAGTACACTGGTAGTTAAGGGCAAGGTCAACTCTATCGTCTTAGATTCGTGCCGTAAGACCTCCATTGTGTTTGATTCGCTGGTTTCTAGTGTTGAGTTCGTCAACTGTCAAAGTGTACAAATGCAG GTGTTGGGAAAAGTACCTACTATTTCTATCGACAAGACTGACGGCTGTCAGATGTATCTGAGCGCAGACTCTCTTCAAGTTGAACTCATATCTAGCAAATCTAGCGAAATGAATGTAATGGTTCCAAAAGGAAATGGGGATTAT ACGGAGTACCCAGTACCTGAGCAGTTTAAAACTACTATAGGCCGAACGGGTCTTACGACAACCGCTGTCGATTCTCTGGgttaa
- the LOC105691299 gene encoding adenylyl cyclase-associated protein 1 isoform X2 has translation MPHLEPKECSSRMFPEDYKDLLTLWKNRCDPDSREEQLEELVTRLENVTRRLEKVPNIAETQETAVQTKTPSPVHKNSLATESSPQSKMSVAGYEDIIAGPVQQYLQLSQKIGGDVLTHSKLVEKAFKVQLEFIQTAASHPTPANQSQQMALLTPTSTQIQQIQEFREKNRGSSFFNHLSAISESIPALGWVAVSPAPAPYVKEMNDAGQFYTNRVLKDWKEKDKNHVEWCKAWVQTLSELQKYVRQHHTTGVVWAKSGASAIPAAPGAPPPPPPSMPIGDVTADLGEDRSALFAQINQGEGITKSLKKVTSDMQTHKNASLRTGPAPFKAPVSGKTNSAPSIPAKPLNKPPVFARDGKKWLVEYQKGNKDLVIENAEMNNVVYVFRCEDSTLVVKGKVNSIVLDSCRKTSIVFDSLVSSVEFVNCQSVQMQVLGKVPTISIDKTDGCQMYLSADSLQVELISSKSSEMNVMVPKGNGDYTEYPVPEQFKTTIGRTGLTTTAVDSLG, from the exons GCTGTGATCCTGACAGCCGAGAAGAACAACTCGAAGAATTGGTAACTCGTTTGGAAAACGTCACAAGGCGGCTTGAAAAAGTTCCTAACATAGCTGAAACACAAGAGACTGCAGTTCAAACCAAAACACCATCTCCAGTGCATAAAAATTCTCTGGCGACAGAGTCATCCCCGCAATCCAAGATGTCGGTCGCAGGTTACGAAGATATTATCGCAGGGCCGGTCCAACAATACCTGCAACTCAGTCAAAAAATTGGTGGTGATGTCCTGACCCACAGCAAACTTGTTGAAAAAGCCTTCAA aGTCCAGCTAGAGTTTATCCAAACGGCTGCGTCACATCCTACTCCTGCAAACCAGTCCCAACAAATGGCTCTCCTGACACCAACTTCAACTCAAATTCAACAAATACAAGAGTTCCGAGAAAAGAACAGAGGGTCATCTTTCTTCAATCATCTTTCTGCTATCAGTGAAAGTATACCtgcattagggtgggttgctGTATCACCTGCACCAGCACCCTATGTCAAGGAAATGAATGATGCTGGACAGTTTTACACCAATCGTGTTTTGAAAGATTGGAAAGAGAA gGACAAGAATCACGTTGAATGGTGCAAAGCTTGGGTTCAGACATTAAGTGAACTCCAGAAATATGTACGTCAACATCATACAACCGGTGTAGTTTGGGCCAAGTCTGGAGCTTCGGCTATTCCTGCTGCTCCTGGTGCTcccccaccaccaccaccttccATGCCCATTGGAGATGTTACTGCAGATCTCGGAGAGGACAGGAGTGCTCTTTTTGCCCAAATAAATCAGGGCGAAGGTATCACTAAGA gCTTGAAGAAGGTTACCTCGGATATGCAAACGCATAAAAATGCTAGCCTTCGCACTGGCCCTGCTCCTTTTAAAGCACCTGTGAGCGGAAAGACCAATTCTGCACCCAGCATACCTGCAAAGCCTCTGAACAAGCCCCCTGTTTTTGCACGTGATGGCAAGAAATGGCTTGTG GAGTATCAAAAGGGCAATAAGGACTTGGTGATTGAAAACGCTGAGATGAACAACGTGGTCTATGTGTTCCGTTGTGAAGATAGTACACTGGTAGTTAAGGGCAAGGTCAACTCTATCGTCTTAGATTCGTGCCGTAAGACCTCCATTGTGTTTGATTCGCTGGTTTCTAGTGTTGAGTTCGTCAACTGTCAAAGTGTACAAATGCAG GTGTTGGGAAAAGTACCTACTATTTCTATCGACAAGACTGACGGCTGTCAGATGTATCTGAGCGCAGACTCTCTTCAAGTTGAACTCATATCTAGCAAATCTAGCGAAATGAATGTAATGGTTCCAAAAGGAAATGGGGATTAT ACGGAGTACCCAGTACCTGAGCAGTTTAAAACTACTATAGGCCGAACGGGTCTTACGACAACCGCTGTCGATTCTCTGGgttaa